In one window of Nocardiopsis aegyptia DNA:
- a CDS encoding ferric iron reductase translates to MTPDPLDAIRDACASLRFAPLPDLVTSQDLHRTPPGALHRHRADALAHDGSLPVLFDKLRTEHGPGHRLPAATGFLRATLREPIFLLSASLYLTGRAPLLTPHSLVLPWDTARCRFGTPAVVDTRLAVLPDDPAADRTDTVVARDEDDQLRMAAEGFVATVGPLVEALHAHSRAGRRTLWGWVLDTLHFYMLNPARYLGRDAEQAWELASRLGDAVVEAGAVTRKRPRLFPFAPEHPQGTWAVRGTCCFDYKGDPEHGFCTTCPLKCDSERQETLSEWLRDPALAP, encoded by the coding sequence GTGACTCCTGATCCGCTCGACGCGATCCGTGACGCCTGTGCGTCGCTGCGGTTCGCGCCCCTGCCGGACCTGGTCACGTCCCAGGACCTGCACCGGACCCCGCCGGGTGCCCTGCACCGGCACCGGGCCGACGCCCTGGCCCACGACGGCTCCCTCCCGGTGCTCTTCGACAAGCTCCGCACCGAGCACGGCCCCGGCCACCGCCTTCCCGCCGCGACCGGTTTCCTGCGCGCCACCCTGCGCGAACCGATCTTCCTGCTCTCGGCCTCGCTGTATCTCACCGGCCGGGCACCGCTGCTGACCCCGCACTCCCTCGTCCTGCCCTGGGACACCGCACGCTGCCGCTTCGGCACTCCCGCGGTGGTCGACACCCGCCTCGCGGTCCTGCCCGACGACCCGGCCGCCGACCGCACGGACACCGTGGTCGCCCGGGACGAGGACGACCAGCTCAGGATGGCCGCCGAGGGGTTCGTGGCCACCGTCGGCCCGCTCGTGGAGGCGCTGCACGCCCACTCCAGGGCCGGGCGCCGCACGCTCTGGGGCTGGGTGCTCGACACTCTGCACTTCTACATGCTCAACCCGGCCCGCTACCTGGGCCGCGACGCCGAGCAGGCCTGGGAGCTGGCGTCCCGGCTCGGAGACGCGGTGGTCGAGGCCGGCGCGGTCACGCGCAAGCGGCCCCGGCTGTTCCCGTTCGCGCCCGAGCACCCGCAGGGCACGTGGGCGGTTCGCGGTACGTGCTGCTTCGACTACAAGGGCGACCCGGAGCACGGGTTCTGCACGACCTGTCCGCTCAAGTGCGACAGCGAGCGCCAGGAGACCCTGTCGGAGTGGCTGCGCGACCCGGCGCTGGCCCCCTGA
- a CDS encoding sugar ABC transporter substrate-binding protein has translation MTHAPWTRRALAAAAGTGLALSLAACSDAGAEDGEVLVGLITKTETNPFFVKMKEGAEEAADEHGVTLQSFSGDYDGDNESQVQAVENLIAAGADGILITPNDSEAIVPALDQARAAGIMVIALDTPTEPQDAVDATFATDNFLAGEYIGQWAAAHFEAEGVDPRVAMLDLNPNQIAVDVARDQGFLQGLGVDIADPGQIGDEDDDRIVGHDVTEGAEEGGRTAMENLLQRDPDINLVYTINEPAAAGAYEALNAAGVAEDVVIVSVDGGCPGVENVGSGILGATSMQFPLDMAAQGVDAVVEYAASGETPEPTEGLDFVNTGVELITDQPMDGVESQDSAWGLDNCWG, from the coding sequence ATGACGCACGCACCGTGGACCCGCCGGGCACTGGCCGCCGCCGCGGGAACCGGGCTCGCGCTCTCACTCGCGGCCTGTTCCGACGCCGGGGCCGAGGACGGAGAGGTCCTGGTCGGGCTCATCACCAAGACCGAGACCAACCCGTTCTTCGTCAAGATGAAGGAGGGCGCGGAGGAGGCGGCCGACGAGCACGGCGTGACGCTGCAGTCCTTCTCCGGCGACTACGACGGCGACAACGAGTCCCAGGTCCAGGCGGTGGAGAACCTCATCGCCGCCGGCGCCGACGGCATCCTCATCACCCCCAACGACTCCGAGGCGATCGTGCCCGCGCTGGACCAGGCCCGCGCGGCGGGGATCATGGTGATCGCCCTGGACACGCCGACCGAGCCCCAGGACGCGGTCGACGCCACCTTCGCCACCGACAACTTCCTGGCCGGGGAGTACATCGGCCAGTGGGCCGCAGCGCACTTCGAGGCCGAGGGCGTGGACCCGCGCGTGGCCATGCTCGACCTCAACCCCAACCAGATCGCCGTCGACGTCGCCCGCGACCAGGGCTTCCTCCAGGGCCTGGGCGTGGACATCGCCGACCCCGGCCAGATCGGCGACGAGGACGACGACCGCATCGTCGGCCACGACGTGACCGAGGGCGCCGAGGAGGGCGGGCGCACCGCGATGGAGAACCTCCTCCAGCGCGACCCCGACATCAACCTCGTCTACACGATCAACGAGCCGGCCGCGGCCGGCGCCTACGAGGCGCTCAACGCCGCGGGCGTCGCCGAGGACGTGGTGATCGTGTCGGTGGACGGCGGATGCCCGGGCGTGGAGAACGTCGGGAGCGGGATCCTGGGCGCCACGTCCATGCAGTTCCCCCTGGACATGGCCGCGCAGGGCGTGGACGCGGTCGTCGAGTACGCCGCCTCGGGCGAGACCCCCGAGCCCACCGAGGGCCTGGACTTCGTCAACACGGGGGTCGAACTGATCACCGACCAGCCGATGGACGGTGTGGAGAGCCAGGACAGCGCCTGGGGCCTGGACAACTGCTGGGGCTGA
- a CDS encoding MFS transporter, with the protein MSTDTSPPTEILTEERRARLQRRTVVSLMLTQVVGGIGMGAMLAVGALIAQDLTGSDAWAGMATTMITLGAAVFALPLASLAARRGRRPGLALGWALGAVGGTVVIGATVLGSFVLFLAGMVLIGAGTATNLQARHAAADLSSERSRGRDLSVVVWATTVGAVVGPNLIGPSGRVAQWLGLPDLLGPALFTTAGFVLGAVLTWALLRPDPLKTATAAVDAASRAAGTPETAGGVPLSVPGALAVVGRTPAALLAVVGIVASHTVMVAVMTMTPVHLSHHGAALTVIGLTISLHIAGMYAFSPVVGWLTDRFGRLPVLLSGQVVLLVAVAVAGTAGEDEVLVATGLVLLGLGWSFGLVSGTALLAESLAPEVRPRVQGVSDLLMNLGGAAAGALSGVVLAQTGFGGLNLFAALFTAPVFVLALRVLAAGRRSGPAA; encoded by the coding sequence GTGTCCACTGATACCTCGCCGCCGACCGAGATCCTGACCGAGGAACGCCGCGCCCGCCTGCAACGGCGCACGGTCGTCTCGCTCATGCTCACCCAGGTCGTCGGCGGCATCGGCATGGGCGCGATGCTCGCCGTGGGCGCGCTCATCGCACAAGACCTGACCGGGTCCGACGCCTGGGCCGGGATGGCCACGACCATGATCACCCTGGGCGCCGCCGTGTTCGCGCTGCCCCTGGCGTCCCTGGCCGCCCGCCGCGGCCGACGGCCGGGGCTCGCCCTGGGCTGGGCACTGGGCGCCGTGGGCGGCACGGTCGTCATCGGTGCCACCGTGCTGGGCTCGTTCGTCCTGTTCCTGGCGGGCATGGTGCTCATCGGCGCCGGGACCGCCACCAACCTCCAGGCCCGCCACGCCGCCGCGGACCTGTCCTCCGAGCGCAGTCGCGGCCGGGACCTCTCGGTCGTGGTGTGGGCGACCACGGTCGGCGCCGTGGTGGGGCCCAATCTCATCGGGCCGAGCGGCCGGGTGGCGCAGTGGCTGGGCCTGCCCGACCTGCTGGGGCCGGCCCTGTTCACCACCGCCGGGTTCGTCCTCGGCGCCGTCCTCACGTGGGCGCTGCTGCGGCCCGACCCGCTGAAGACCGCCACGGCTGCGGTCGACGCGGCCTCCCGCGCGGCCGGGACGCCCGAGACCGCGGGCGGTGTCCCGCTGTCGGTACCCGGCGCGCTGGCCGTGGTCGGGCGCACCCCCGCCGCGCTGCTGGCGGTCGTGGGCATCGTCGCCAGCCACACGGTCATGGTCGCGGTCATGACGATGACTCCGGTGCACCTGTCGCACCACGGGGCGGCCCTGACCGTGATCGGACTGACCATCTCCCTGCACATCGCCGGGATGTACGCCTTCTCGCCGGTCGTCGGCTGGCTGACCGACCGCTTCGGCCGGCTGCCCGTGCTGCTGTCGGGACAGGTGGTGCTGCTGGTGGCCGTGGCCGTGGCCGGGACGGCCGGAGAGGACGAGGTCCTGGTGGCCACCGGACTGGTGCTGCTCGGCCTGGGCTGGTCCTTCGGCCTGGTGTCGGGAACCGCGCTGCTGGCCGAGTCCCTGGCACCGGAGGTGCGTCCGCGGGTGCAGGGCGTCAGCGACCTGCTGATGAACCTCGGCGGTGCCGCGGCCGGCGCCCTGTCCGGCGTCGTGCTGGCCCAGACGGGCTTCGGCGGCCTCAACCTCTTCGCGGCCCTGTTCACCGCCCCGGTGTTCGTTCTGGCGCTGCGCGTCCTGGCGGCCGGCCGCCGCTCGGGGCCGGCCGCCTGA
- a CDS encoding ATP-binding cassette domain-containing protein: protein MNQTTTGPAATAAAHESAEPVLAARGLVKRYGSVTALDGADLELYPGEILAVIGDNGAGKSSLIKALSGAIVPDAGEILVDGCPVRLPTPIAARDAGIETVHQSLAVSPSLDIATNLFLGRELRRPGVLGSVLRMLDRPRMRAEAARHLDELGIKTIQNPNQAVETLSGGQRQAVAVARAAAFGNKVVIMDEPTAALGVRESRAVLDLILRVRDSGLPVILISHNMPHVFEIADRVHVQRLGRRVATLDPSGCGMSDAVAVMTGALDPAELPEGALAPGAAS from the coding sequence ATGAACCAGACCACCACCGGCCCCGCGGCCACCGCGGCAGCGCACGAGTCCGCCGAACCGGTCCTGGCGGCGCGCGGCCTGGTCAAGCGCTACGGCAGCGTGACCGCCCTGGACGGCGCCGACCTGGAGCTGTACCCCGGCGAGATCCTCGCCGTCATCGGCGACAACGGCGCGGGCAAGTCCAGCCTCATCAAGGCCCTGTCGGGGGCGATCGTCCCCGACGCGGGGGAGATCCTCGTGGACGGGTGCCCGGTGCGGCTGCCCACCCCGATCGCCGCGCGCGACGCGGGCATCGAGACGGTGCACCAGAGCCTGGCGGTCTCGCCGTCCCTGGACATCGCGACCAACCTGTTCCTGGGGCGCGAACTGCGCCGGCCGGGCGTGCTCGGCTCGGTGCTGCGCATGCTGGACCGGCCCCGGATGCGCGCGGAAGCGGCCCGCCACCTCGACGAGCTCGGGATCAAGACCATCCAGAACCCCAACCAGGCGGTGGAGACCCTCTCGGGCGGGCAGCGGCAGGCGGTCGCGGTGGCGCGGGCGGCGGCGTTCGGCAACAAGGTCGTCATCATGGACGAGCCCACGGCCGCGCTGGGCGTGCGCGAGTCGCGTGCCGTGCTCGACCTCATCCTGCGCGTGCGCGACAGCGGGCTGCCGGTCATCCTCATCAGCCACAACATGCCGCACGTGTTCGAGATCGCCGACCGGGTGCACGTCCAGCGCCTGGGGCGGCGGGTCGCCACGCTCGACCCCTCGGGGTGCGGCATGTCGGACGCGGTCGCCGTGATGACCGGTGCCCTGGACCCGGCCGAGCTGCCCGAGGGCGCCCTGGCCCCCGGAGCCGCATCGTGA
- the panD gene encoding aspartate 1-decarboxylase, translating into MLRTLINGKIHRATVTQADLHYVGSVTIDADLMEAADIVDGEQVHIVDIDNGSRLVTYAITGERGTGVIGINGAAARLVSPGDLVIIISYAQVTEAERAEHVQHIVHVDADNKVVALGNDPAEPIPGSTLVSGR; encoded by the coding sequence GTGCTGCGCACCCTTATCAACGGCAAGATCCACCGCGCCACGGTCACGCAGGCCGATCTGCACTATGTCGGATCGGTCACCATCGACGCCGACCTGATGGAGGCCGCCGACATCGTCGACGGCGAACAGGTCCACATCGTCGACATCGACAACGGCAGCCGGCTCGTCACCTACGCGATCACGGGCGAGCGCGGCACCGGCGTCATCGGGATCAACGGCGCCGCGGCGCGCCTGGTCAGCCCCGGCGACCTGGTCATCATCATCTCCTACGCCCAGGTGACCGAGGCCGAGCGCGCCGAGCACGTCCAGCACATCGTGCACGTGGACGCCGACAACAAGGTCGTCGCCCTGGGCAACGACCCCGCGGAGCCGATCCCGGGCAGCACGCTCGTCTCCGGGCGCTGA
- a CDS encoding DUF2306 domain-containing protein produces MTTTTASSAPERGPRRTRPAPRWWERPWIAPLALFSLVFLLYSVPPYLALDPARARLPVPDHPSWYFTALVTHIFGGTLLTLLVIVQVWPWVRRRYPAVHRWSGRAYVLAGVPFVGVPALLIAPYSGSGAGGQVSNTVWAVLWLSFTVAGYVMARRRRFAAHREWMLRSFALVFGIAFNRVLLIVLILVMLPRVDTVYGGDVDAMGLALGPASGFLSWIIPLLAVEWWLKYRRPRRRVPRSA; encoded by the coding sequence GTGACCACGACCACCGCCTCCAGCGCACCGGAGCGCGGCCCGCGCCGGACCCGCCCGGCCCCACGCTGGTGGGAGCGCCCCTGGATCGCCCCGCTGGCGCTGTTCAGCCTCGTCTTCCTGCTCTACTCCGTTCCGCCCTACCTCGCCCTGGACCCGGCGCGGGCACGCCTGCCCGTCCCGGACCACCCCTCCTGGTACTTCACCGCGCTGGTGACGCACATCTTCGGCGGCACCCTGCTCACACTGCTGGTGATCGTCCAGGTGTGGCCCTGGGTGCGCCGGCGGTATCCGGCCGTCCACCGCTGGAGCGGGCGCGCCTACGTCCTGGCCGGAGTCCCGTTCGTGGGCGTTCCCGCCCTGCTCATCGCCCCCTACAGCGGTTCTGGAGCCGGCGGCCAGGTCAGCAACACCGTCTGGGCCGTGCTGTGGCTGTCCTTCACCGTGGCCGGGTACGTGATGGCGCGCCGGCGCCGCTTCGCGGCGCACCGCGAGTGGATGCTGCGCAGCTTCGCACTCGTCTTCGGCATCGCGTTCAACCGCGTACTGCTCATCGTGCTGATACTGGTCATGCTTCCGCGGGTCGACACGGTGTACGGCGGCGACGTCGACGCCATGGGCCTGGCCCTCGGCCCGGCCTCGGGTTTCCTGTCGTGGATCATCCCGCTCCTGGCCGTGGAGTGGTGGCTCAAGTACCGCCGCCCGCGCCGACGAGTGCCCCGGTCCGCCTGA
- a CDS encoding ATP-binding cassette domain-containing protein translates to MPNPTEAAPAIRAEGVRKSYGATRALDGLDLTVRPGTVYGLLGPNGAGKTTAVRVLSTLLRPDSGRAAVHGHDVVAHADRVRARIGLTGQYAAVDELQSARENLVMFARLYGYPARAAGERAEELLARFDLVEAADRRADGYSGGMRRRLDLAVSLVQEPDVLFLDEPTTGLDPRSRLQVWESVRALVRAGTTVLLTTQYLEEADRLADRVAVIDRGRVIAEGTPDDLRSRVGGDRLDVVVRDPADLGAVAGLLEGALGARPTVDPAEQRVSVPAADRMDTLTRAVRALDGSGARVADVGIRRPSLDEVFLALTGSAAPAGTAEMVA, encoded by the coding sequence ATGCCGAACCCGACGGAAGCCGCCCCCGCGATCAGGGCCGAGGGGGTGCGCAAGAGCTACGGGGCCACCCGCGCGCTGGACGGACTCGACCTGACCGTGCGCCCCGGCACCGTCTACGGCCTCCTCGGCCCCAACGGCGCGGGCAAGACCACCGCCGTGCGGGTCCTCTCCACCCTGCTGCGCCCCGACTCGGGACGCGCCGCCGTCCACGGCCACGACGTCGTCGCCCACGCCGACCGCGTGCGCGCCCGCATCGGACTCACCGGCCAGTACGCCGCGGTCGACGAGCTGCAGAGCGCGCGGGAGAACCTCGTCATGTTCGCCCGCCTGTACGGCTACCCGGCCCGCGCCGCCGGGGAGCGCGCCGAGGAGCTCCTGGCGCGCTTCGACCTGGTCGAGGCCGCCGACCGTCGCGCCGACGGCTACTCCGGGGGGATGCGCCGCCGCCTGGACCTGGCGGTCAGCCTCGTCCAGGAACCCGACGTACTGTTCCTGGACGAGCCCACCACCGGCCTGGACCCGCGCAGCCGCCTCCAGGTGTGGGAGTCCGTCCGCGCCCTGGTGCGCGCGGGCACGACCGTGCTGCTGACCACCCAGTACCTGGAGGAGGCCGACCGCCTGGCCGACCGCGTGGCCGTGATCGACCGCGGGCGGGTGATCGCCGAGGGCACTCCGGACGACCTGCGGTCCCGGGTCGGCGGCGACCGGCTGGACGTGGTCGTACGCGACCCGGCCGACCTCGGCGCCGTCGCCGGACTGCTCGAAGGGGCCCTGGGCGCCCGGCCGACCGTCGATCCCGCCGAACAGCGGGTCAGCGTCCCCGCCGCGGACCGCATGGACACCCTGACCCGCGCCGTGCGCGCGCTGGACGGCTCCGGTGCGCGCGTGGCCGACGTCGGCATCCGCCGCCCCAGCCTGGACGAGGTCTTCCTCGCCCTGACCGGCTCCGCCGCCCCCGCGGGCACGGCGGAGATGGTCGCGTGA
- a CDS encoding ABC transporter permease, with amino-acid sequence MSTSAHATAPGSGTGRAGRTGRTGWRRSAGPRKTWSDTLVLTRRNLRHMARDPFEPAIALTMPVTMLLLFGFVFGEAMAPPGAEDYPSFLVPAMLAMVMVYGIAGTAAGVARDTAREVMGRFRSMPMAPLSLLGARVLSDMLRGAVEVVLLLGVGLLLGWRAEDGAVAAAGAVGVLLLFRLALVCLGALLGLVMPTPDSVSMVVYPLAFPLTMLSTSFLPAQAMPAGLAPVAEWNPLSAVVTATRELFGNPALPSDAWPAQHALAVAVAVSTAVVLVTAPLAVRRFRSLDR; translated from the coding sequence GTGAGCACCTCCGCACACGCCACCGCTCCCGGGTCGGGCACCGGCCGCGCCGGACGCACCGGCCGCACCGGGTGGCGACGCTCCGCCGGACCGCGCAAGACGTGGTCGGACACGCTCGTGCTGACCCGGCGCAACCTGCGCCACATGGCCCGCGACCCCTTCGAGCCGGCCATCGCCCTCACCATGCCGGTGACGATGCTGCTGCTGTTCGGCTTCGTGTTCGGGGAGGCCATGGCCCCGCCCGGCGCCGAGGACTACCCGTCCTTCCTGGTGCCCGCCATGCTCGCGATGGTCATGGTCTACGGGATCGCGGGCACGGCCGCGGGCGTCGCCCGCGACACGGCACGCGAGGTCATGGGCCGGTTCCGCTCCATGCCGATGGCCCCGCTCTCACTGCTCGGCGCGCGCGTGCTGTCCGACATGCTGCGCGGCGCCGTCGAGGTCGTGCTCCTGCTCGGGGTCGGCCTCCTGCTGGGATGGCGGGCCGAGGACGGGGCGGTCGCGGCGGCGGGCGCCGTCGGCGTCCTGCTGCTGTTCCGGCTGGCCCTGGTGTGCCTGGGGGCGCTGCTGGGCCTGGTCATGCCCACGCCCGACTCGGTGAGCATGGTGGTCTACCCGCTGGCCTTCCCGCTCACGATGCTCTCCACGAGCTTCCTGCCCGCCCAGGCGATGCCCGCCGGTCTCGCGCCCGTCGCCGAGTGGAACCCGCTCTCGGCGGTCGTCACGGCCACCCGCGAACTGTTCGGCAATCCGGCCCTGCCCTCGGACGCCTGGCCCGCCCAGCACGCGTTGGCGGTGGCCGTGGCCGTGTCCACCGCCGTCGTGCTCGTGACCGCTCCCCTGGCCGTGCGCCGGTTCCGGTCACTGGACCGCTGA
- a CDS encoding ABC transporter permease has product MTTSNTSRVPTSDPQPPPTVLAEDVRPPTLVDRAQRLLHAQATLGPAGVLLLTIVAFSVIAPNFLAPTNISLILQQTAVIGTLALGQTLIILTMGIDLSVGSIMVLCSIVMGRLSADFGVPGPLALLVGLACGMACGLFNGVLVTRVKLPPFIVTLGSLNIFFALNLWFSRSETVRGTDMSPVLMWTGQVLTVGGMRLTYGSLLMLAICGLLAYALHRTRWGRHVYATGDDREAARLAGVRVNRILLSVYAVAGLVYAVGAWILIGRIASASPQAGVMDNLDSITAVVLGGTSLFGGRGLIIGTVMGALIVGVCRNGLSLAGVDVLWQNFAVGVLVILAVSLDQWIRKARR; this is encoded by the coding sequence GTGACCACATCGAACACCTCGCGGGTGCCGACCTCCGATCCGCAGCCGCCACCGACCGTCCTGGCCGAGGACGTCAGGCCGCCCACCCTGGTGGACCGGGCGCAGCGGCTCCTGCACGCCCAGGCCACCCTGGGGCCCGCGGGCGTCCTGCTGCTCACCATCGTGGCGTTCTCGGTGATCGCGCCGAACTTCCTGGCCCCGACGAACATCTCACTGATCCTGCAGCAGACCGCCGTGATCGGCACGCTCGCCCTCGGGCAGACGCTCATCATCCTGACCATGGGCATCGACCTGTCGGTCGGCTCGATCATGGTGCTGTGCTCCATCGTCATGGGGCGCCTGTCCGCCGACTTCGGGGTGCCGGGTCCGCTCGCGCTCCTGGTGGGACTGGCCTGCGGCATGGCGTGCGGCCTGTTCAACGGCGTGCTGGTGACCCGGGTCAAGCTGCCGCCGTTCATCGTCACCCTGGGCTCGCTCAATATCTTCTTCGCGCTGAACCTGTGGTTCTCGCGCAGTGAGACCGTGCGCGGCACGGACATGTCGCCGGTGCTGATGTGGACCGGGCAGGTCCTCACCGTCGGCGGCATGCGGCTGACCTACGGGTCGCTGCTCATGCTGGCGATCTGCGGGCTGCTCGCCTACGCACTGCACCGCACCCGGTGGGGCCGCCACGTCTACGCCACCGGCGACGACCGGGAGGCCGCGCGCCTGGCCGGGGTCCGGGTCAACCGGATCCTGCTGAGCGTCTACGCGGTGGCCGGCCTGGTCTACGCGGTCGGTGCGTGGATCCTCATCGGCCGCATCGCCTCGGCCAGTCCGCAGGCGGGCGTCATGGACAACCTCGACAGCATCACCGCCGTGGTGCTGGGCGGCACCAGCCTCTTCGGCGGCCGCGGCCTCATCATCGGCACCGTCATGGGCGCGCTCATCGTGGGCGTGTGCCGCAACGGACTGTCGCTGGCCGGAGTGGACGTGCTGTGGCAGAACTTCGCCGTGGGCGTCCTGGTGATCCTCGCGGTGTCCCTCGACCAGTGGATCAGGAAGGCCCGACGATGA
- a CDS encoding carbohydrate kinase family protein → MIVVCGEALVDLVPRPGPGQWRAVPGGGPANAAVALARLGSESALLCRLSGDAFGRQIRAHLTERGVDLGLAVAAAEPTTLAVLALDETGGADYGFYLQGTADWQWRPEELPELGAGTEAVHVGSLAALLEPGAGRLRAWARAHRDRTTVFFDVNARPAVGVARSEAAGQAAEWMDVAHVVKVSEEDIAWLEPGRDPLLVAERWVVRHELDLLLLTKGGEGAVALSSHWGDRVEVPGVRVDVRDTVGAGDTFGAAVLARLSERGVLARGPADPDPATVRDALGFGAAAAALACTTEGADPPHRADVEALLGALAA, encoded by the coding sequence GTGATCGTGGTGTGCGGCGAGGCGCTCGTGGACCTGGTGCCCCGGCCCGGGCCGGGCCAGTGGCGGGCGGTGCCCGGTGGCGGTCCGGCCAACGCGGCCGTCGCCCTGGCCCGCCTGGGCTCGGAGTCGGCGCTGCTGTGCCGGCTCTCGGGCGACGCCTTCGGGCGCCAGATCCGCGCCCACCTGACCGAGCGCGGTGTCGACCTGGGGTTGGCGGTGGCGGCGGCCGAGCCGACCACGCTGGCGGTCCTGGCGCTGGACGAGACCGGGGGCGCGGACTACGGGTTCTACCTCCAGGGCACGGCCGACTGGCAGTGGCGTCCCGAGGAGCTGCCGGAGCTGGGCGCGGGCACCGAGGCCGTCCACGTGGGCTCGCTCGCCGCCCTGCTCGAACCGGGCGCGGGGCGGCTGCGAGCGTGGGCCCGCGCCCACCGGGACCGTACGACGGTGTTCTTCGACGTCAACGCCCGCCCGGCGGTGGGCGTGGCGCGGTCCGAGGCCGCCGGCCAGGCCGCGGAGTGGATGGACGTCGCGCACGTGGTCAAGGTCAGTGAGGAGGACATCGCCTGGCTGGAGCCGGGCCGCGACCCGCTCCTGGTCGCCGAGCGGTGGGTGGTGCGCCACGAACTGGACCTGCTCCTGCTTACCAAGGGTGGCGAGGGCGCGGTGGCGCTGTCGTCCCACTGGGGCGACCGGGTGGAGGTGCCGGGCGTGCGCGTGGACGTCCGCGACACCGTGGGCGCGGGGGACACCTTTGGGGCCGCCGTCCTGGCCCGCCTGTCCGAACGGGGCGTGCTGGCGCGGGGCCCGGCGGACCCGGACCCGGCCACGGTCCGCGACGCCCTGGGCTTCGGCGCGGCCGCCGCGGCCCTGGCCTGCACGACCGAGGGCGCCGACCCGCCGCATCGCGCGGACGTGGAGGCCCTCCTGGGCGCCCTCGCCGCCTGA